TACTAAATTTGATATAGATAACAAGCCTTGGCTtaaatttgtgccttttcatggTTTAAATCTTCTTTTATTGCCGAGTAtcgagataaataaatttatctatatcattcgaattacatttaaatcaCGCGGAAAAAAGTCGAtcatcgtatttattttctttaaacaaattagtattttaattattctatcaCTGAACATgactgaatatatataattaaggagaataagaaaaatttagtgCATGCCATATCTTCTTTGATGATAAAAGTTAAACAAATTTACTTCGgtataagtgaaaaaaaatatattagacaactaataaaaaaaaattgaccgtgtgtagattttttttagaatccCATGATTATACAACATCGAAATCAATGTTTGCGAGTTAATGATGAGATTTTtcttgttaaatttcaatgataataaaaataaataaaagattctaaaataaattttagagtAGAGATTTTAACaaacagttaaatttaaataatatttaataaattcggCAGTAATACTCGGGCAGTCACGTAGGTtgctcgttattattattattattattattattataaaaatagaaatataaaagaaatagattaataaaaaaaatatttattagcaTTATTCGATTAATTCAACAATTTTGATAACGAGTACgtgattgattatttatagatcacgaaatttatcttttgtattcagagatatttaatataatacgACAAAtatgtcattttattttaatagtaaacatatgatgtgtgcgtgtgtgaatATCGTGATTTGAGGCGCAGATTTCCTGGGGAATATTAAGctattatgattatttctaCCCCTATGGCTGTATAGTTTAGTCTTATTTGCTTCTCATTGAATTCTTATCCTTCGTATGAATGGTCAGATGCAGGATGTAGGctttgtatataatataatatttgagAATGAGGGAGACTGTGCGATTCAATTAAATACTTAGGTTTTAGTATTTGTAGTTCAGATTGAATTTCTGCTTTTGTATTTAATACAAGGGTAGGCGTTGTTGTTCAACCAAGtcaacaatttataaatttctttgttcaaaatttttgtcatttatttttattgctgtattgtaataatttataaataattcattatagatgtttatttttattacacgaGTTGTGTAAatatgtcaattaaaaatttattattcaaatttttctaagaaaaattaaaaattccttttcgttaaataaaaaaaatttgtagtctaataaacaaaatttactcaatgaaatcaattaatatattatgattattgAAGTAATTTGACACTGGGAgttcttttattataaattgatcagaaaaaatttaattatttttttacaaaaacagaatttttcgaaaacggtgaaaaaaaaaaaattttaaataatgctcatttaaaaaaaatttttttttgaaaattttgggggtaccctgtTTTGCCTCCctctcccctatatatatatgtatatttatttttacaaccGATAATAGTATATGATAACTATAAATAAGTATATCTAAATTCCAGAAGCCATATCTTCTTTCTACTTTTTTACTTACTgtcgtattatatatatattactaacACGGTTATAAAAACATGTATTATATTTGATACCATCAAatgtaaatacatatattatatatagatatatatgataatttaatCTATACGACCAGTTGGAATGAGTAATGTAACGTTAACGTAAGAGTagatatgaaattataaagtTTACATTCATCTACACCTCAATACTTTTTCTTATCCATTTATAGTGACTCATATCACACAACTATATCTTTATatactaaatttaatatgacGTCAAGGGTGCAACACAACAGCTGTCTTTCCTTTTTCTCTATTCCTTCACTTACTCATCGTTTATCataacactatttttttcttcatcaaatttattcagttCATTTGGCACATCCGTTTTTGTCAATCCATGTGTtggaatgataaaaatattactgtcatcaatgtttttataacactatcaacttttttttttccaacctcTTCTAttatcttcaataattttttattaataattcatttaattgaagaattttatagtaattttttttttatagaaattaacaaatttatcgCAGCCACATCCTCAATTTTTATCTCAtccgtaattatttaatttctacgaatcttatattttatgacgtcaacatttatttttagttaaaaagtaaaaaaaaaaaattgtctacacgtgatttaaataatggattttttatttttattttagatgaCGAGGACCGAGTCACCTTTAAGTATGGAAGCCGTAGCGACTTGGCTTCCACAAATTAATGCAGCTAATCATACAATCATTGATGGAGAAATATCAaggttcattaattaaaatttttattagacattattctataaatacactcaggaaaataaattcttgagtcaagaaaatatttatttttttattcattgcaAAATCATGAACTAAAAAttgctttaaaaattttattgttatttatcatgtgaaataaataataatataaatgaataaaatgataataaatctttAATCAAAGTTAAgagataatatttatcaagatTTTATTATCTCAAGTTCTCGGTGGATTTCGCAAGAACACCTTTATACAGGAAATGACTCAAGTTTTATCCTAAATTACTCTATGATGTTTCCGTAGCAAGTTATCCAAAAGTTATTATTGCatagtataaattaaaaaactttttatcattattattgttattattttaattttttaattaccataattataattagaaaataaaaattttgtacatcaaaaaactttatacttttaCAATGAAGgatttcttaataattatcaaaaaaatatacacagtaaaaaaggattcgtcaAAATCTACACATATCGAGTGTAGAAAAAGTTACTCACGTATATGTTAAAAGTAACAATTTTCCAGTAATTCTTTTGTAAtagtcaacaaaatttttgaaatctattGCGTGTTGATTTGAgaataacatttaaaaagtgttactttcgaacgaaataatatttttgtgtgttaaaaaatcaatcgattaaAGCTGGTCAAGCAAAATAATAACAGAGTGTTGAATTAACACTCGAAAGTGTTAAAAACACGTGAATTTTAAACACTAGTTTTTTATACTTTGATGAATCCTCttttactgtgtatttttgtgtcaagaatttatcaacataagagaaaaattttgcttcATTCGAGttaacccgggtcaaaaaaataacttgattaagaactttttgatatttacttaattaacttCATTTTGACTGCTATAATATTATTGACTTAGTTAATTTGATTTCGgctacactatttttttaactgcaatatggcttttttaacttaaaaattcaaattaactaagtcaaattaaagtcTAGGTTGACTTGAATTTTACTAATTTGACTTAAATGTAAGTCAACTAAGTCAAATCCAAAACAACGTGACTTCAATTTGACTTAGTTGGCACAAATCGGTTCTGAGTAAGACAACTTAGTCAAAAATAGATCAAAACCAAATAAGTTTTCAtatcttaaaatatatttttcatttattgaaaGTAAACTTAAACTTGacgctttatttttttttaatttttaaaattacgccaaaatcaagttaattttttgacccgcgtaatattattgatttatttgaagttgtgaaaataagtataaatttttagttgaaaataatttttgctaAAGATCCTAATGGTTGacattagaaaaaatatgtaagacattataatttattatatttaatatcaataatagaTTAATTTTCTCAACTCGAGTGTACCAATTACTGACATTCTATATAATTTGTGTAATTCGCTCTTTACACTGacgtgataaaatttaattcttttgtcCAATTTTTTGTACTACAAACTAGAATCCGATTTCTACAACTCTATTTACTCtaacaattatattaaaatatttatataaactttttaaggagtccagtagaaaaaaaaaacaaatgaagTGTCAATAATTGATACTCTGTCAATGACTaggactttgaaaaataattttctaatgaAAAATTCAGTTCTGagtacaaattatatatttccatCATTGTactattaaaattcttaagaCGCGTTTTCATTTGTTTCTCTATTCGCACTCAAGTGGATaaacggtactatctttgttgcacttgtacagtaaatggaaactttgtccAAGCTTTTCTCGTAAACAAATGGAAgttgtcaaaaaattgaagtgcACTTCGCTAGTTCATAGAGTAAAGCATCGGGTCTGTGTCTTTATTTAGCGTTTAGGGTTTTTATCTCAGAGAAAAGCTTGGacaaaattatctgaaaacggttcttaattgaaaaaattttaacgtcacttttttaattttagatttccAAAGCCACTAAGAACTTTTGCAGCAGTAGCAGctattttaataatgataacaggTTTAATTGGAAACCTTTTAACTATAATTGCATTATGTAAATATCCAAAAGTACGCAATGTTGCTGCCGCATTTATCATCAggtttgtaattataatttacaattagatgagtaaattctaaaaataaataaattagtctATTGACctgttcaataaaaaaaagagtaaaagTACGTCCGACTTGTCTTCTGtttgtcaataaaaattgtaaagatatatttatacaccGACATTCAGtccaatattaaattaatctctTCAGAACTATAACCAGTTGATTCAAttagatataataaaaattctttggCCTTCTTAAGCTTCATGAGAATATTGCAAAtaccaattttgaatttatagcaacaaatgattttcaatagtaaatatttattataaattaaattctaaacAAAGAATTTGTCCTTATGGTTTCATTCACTTGAAACCTTAGaaggaatataaaaaaaattttaataaataaatggtaTTGTTTCAGTCTCTGTGTAGCAGATTTTATATTCTGTGTCCTAGTATTACCCTTCGACTCGATCCGATTTGTCAACAGTGGCTGGACTGATGTAAGATTTTTATGTGTGCTAGTGCCTTTTTTGAGATACGGAAATGTCGGCGTCAGTCTACTTTGTGTTGCCGCAATAACAGTTAATCGATATATCATGATAACACATCATAGTCTTTATAGTAGAGTCTATAAAAAACATTGGATTGCTATTATGATTGCTTtctgttatatattttcttatggAATGCAAGTTCCCACTTTGATCGGTGCTTGGGGTAATTTTACactatttcttattaattgaaaaaatactttaataaaattaatcatcttataattattttactttttcaaacAAATAGGAAAGTTCGATTACGATTCAAATTTGGAAACATGTTCAATAGTTAAAGATTCAAAAGGTCGAAGTTCTAAAACATTTCTCTTTGTTACTGGGTTTATAATACCTTGTATTGTCATTGTTGGATgctatgccaaaatattttgggTTGTTCacaggtaatttttaattattaatttttataataattaatttcagtttaattgtttgattactgctaaatttttgaaattttaaatcgacCTGCCGACTGGGCCAAATTAGAcaccattttttataaaaaaaaaagggattCTGCTACTTGTTCAAAAATGCTTGATTACGGATTATAAAAAAGGATGGGGCAAGTTGGTCAATCCGGGCAATATTACTAcgttcaaatttattttttaaatgtttgatACTTGAATCATTTCATTAAGAAAAGCTAAATCTGATGTAAAATGAGCCAttattggattttttaaaactttaattgtGGCTCATTTTACCTCAGAGTCACTTTTTCTAGtatgcaataaaataatttagatagcaaattcttgaaaaaaaaaaaaaaaaaaaatgtattttttactgtcttaacactctaaaaccaagtgtgttacaagtgtattattttaacacatattaaatgtgtcctatgtttaaggccataagcgaaactatagttttttgtagtcatttaaaacacgtttcacggtgtattaaatatctatagattgcttatggcgtttcaatgttatttggGAAGTGTAttaattttgactacacacttggttttagagtgaaATTGCCCCCACTGTCCGGATTGATTAATTTGCCCCAACCTTTTTTAAGGACAGTAACTAAGCATTTataaaccaaaaaatattattttctctcaCATATCTTAGATTTTTCGATTATGATTGTAAGATTAGGTCATAAATTCAGAGAATCATACTCGTGCTTCCTTCCGGTATACTTTTATCgtcaactttaaaataaataaaaacgtgTTCGTGGTTTTGGAAAATTCGTCAGAAATTTTTGACGTCTGTTGTCTCATTACGAATCgggatttttattataaacgtaTTTTAGGAGAATCGGAGGGAAGTCTACGGTTTCCGTGGCGCCACTAAATGATCGCGAATTCTTGTAGAACTCGACaaaataagactttttttcaaatagctataacttcttcaaaaatggactgattcagacgtttttttaatttttgtcttcaaatgcactttccggaaaaaaatacaaaaaatttaagatattaaaacctgtgaaatatttaacttttttgaaaaaatcgcgTCATAGACAACAcatatttttcatactttttatatattaaaaaaaaaaaaattataactatcttgttggtttttaaaataaatatctaaagaTCGAAAAAACACATCGGGatcgagtttaaaatttacagtaactACTACAGCGGTTCCgttaatatcaatttaaataaaaaaaattactcgtcataaataataaatatgacctTAATTAATCAACTGAACTTTCGTTTGTCAGTTACAATATACTCTGTCcgataaaatgtatatatttaaaaacaacaataaataatttataaactgtTTAGTTCGGAATCAAGAATGCGTAAGCACGCGAGTCCGACGATTAAGTCGCCTCATACTCCGGGACGTGACACGAGGGAGATAAAGCAAAAGCGAAGCGAATGGAGGATAACAAAAATGGTATTAGCTATTTTTCTGAGCTTCGTTGCTTGTTATTTACCAATCACTATCGTTAAAGTAACCGATCCAGAAGTTAGATATCcaggtaaataattatacaaaatttttcatacactgtaaaaaattgggagtgaattcggattttaatttactccgtcactcggagttccggagttaaaaacaaaatcactccgcataccgagtaaatagggagtttgttttttctgcGGGGTGATTTCAAAGTGGTCTAGATTTCATTCAagtccgcgttcactccgacccggagtttcaatattaaattaaattccccTTTGgaatgaatttcactccgagaggattaaataaacaaacagtcatccgcttcgcattcactccggatatactccgcgttcactccgctaATTTCTTACAGTGTAcggtcaattaaaaaaaaaattaattagttaattaattattaatttattattttacttaggACTCCACGTTATGGGATATTTATTGTTGTACTTTGCATCATGTGTCAACCCAATAATCTACGTGATAATGAACAAACAATACAGACAAGCGTACGCAGGTGTAATCAGCTGTTCAAAAATTAGAGCGAGTTTAACACCCCACGGGAGCAGCAATC
The Microplitis mediator isolate UGA2020A chromosome 6, iyMicMedi2.1, whole genome shotgun sequence genome window above contains:
- the LOC130670308 gene encoding G-protein coupled receptor moody isoform X1; translated protein: MTRTESPLSMEAVATWLPQINAANHTIIDGEISRFPKPLRTFAAVAAILIMITGLIGNLLTIIALCKYPKVRNVAAAFIISLCVADFIFCVLVLPFDSIRFVNSGWTDVRFLCVLVPFLRYGNVGVSLLCVAAITVNRYIMITHHSLYSRVYKKHWIAIMIAFCYIFSYGMQVPTLIGAWGKFDYDSNLETCSIVKDSKGRSSKTFLFVTGFIIPCIVIVGCYAKIFWVVHSSESRMRKHASPTIKSPHTPGRDTREIKQKRSEWRITKMVLAIFLSFVACYLPITIVKVTDPEVRYPGLHVMGYLLLYFASCVNPIIYVIMNKQYRQAYAGVISCSKIRASLTPHGSSNPGQNNYGQDYSKDYSKTMVSTVSMAMNPVVRKSELPDDYL
- the LOC130670308 gene encoding G-protein coupled receptor moody isoform X2, coding for MTRTESPLSMEAVATWLPQINAANHTIIDGEISRFPKPLRTFAAVAAILIMITGLIGNLLTIIALCKYPKVRNVAAAFIISLCVADFIFCVLVLPFDSIRFVNSGWTDVRFLCVLVPFLRYGNVGVSLLCVAAITVNRYIMITHHSLYSRVYKKHWIAIMIAFCYIFSYGMQVPTLIGAWGKFDYDSNLETCSIVKDSKGRSSKTFLFVTGFIIPCIVIVGCYAKIFWVVHSSESRMRKHASPTIKSPHTPGRDTREIKQKRSEWRITKMVLAIFLSFVACYLPITIVKVTDPEVRYPGLHVMGYLLLYFASCVNPIIYVIMNKQYRQAYAGVISCSKIRASLTPHGSSNPGQNNYGQGNHIVTVTKL